One part of the Mangrovibacillus cuniculi genome encodes these proteins:
- the hemA gene encoding glutamyl-tRNA reductase: MHIIVVGVNYKTAPVEIREKLSFVESTLGHAMETLKEKKSILENVIVSTCNRTEIYAVVDQLHTGRYYIKDFLASWFDIPKEEFTPYLFIYEGDGAIEHLMKVSCGLDSMVVGETQILGQVRKSFLTGQELESTGTVFNHLFKQAVTLAKKAHSETDIASSAVSVSYAAVELAKKIFGDLSTRNVLVLGAGKMGELAIQNLHGSGVKKVTVLNRTFEKAEALANRFDGEAKTLAELQCALIEADIVISSTGASNYLLTKELIQDVERIRKGRPLFLVDIAVPRDMDPAIGELESAFLYDIDDLEGIVQANLAERQKAAEEIYMMIEEELVLFHDWLSTLGVVPVISALRKKALAIQAETMNSIERKLPQLSDRERKVLSKHTKSIINQLLKDPILHAKELAAGPNADYDLELFKRIFQIEELVELEKEPKVSKQKVVTEVKPVTIVEPSLQA, from the coding sequence ATGCATATCATCGTTGTCGGGGTAAATTATAAAACCGCGCCCGTGGAAATTCGCGAAAAGTTATCGTTCGTCGAATCAACATTGGGACATGCAATGGAAACGTTAAAAGAGAAAAAATCGATACTAGAAAATGTCATCGTTTCTACTTGTAACCGCACAGAAATTTATGCGGTAGTAGATCAATTGCATACAGGTCGATATTATATTAAAGATTTCTTAGCTTCATGGTTTGATATTCCAAAAGAGGAATTCACACCATATTTGTTTATTTATGAAGGCGACGGAGCCATTGAACACTTAATGAAAGTATCTTGTGGCTTAGACTCTATGGTCGTTGGAGAAACACAAATTTTAGGACAAGTACGTAAAAGTTTCTTAACAGGACAAGAACTAGAGTCTACAGGTACGGTGTTTAATCATTTATTTAAGCAAGCAGTCACATTAGCCAAAAAAGCACATTCAGAAACAGACATTGCTTCTAGTGCTGTTTCTGTTAGTTATGCAGCAGTTGAGTTAGCAAAGAAGATATTTGGTGACCTTTCTACTAGAAATGTGTTAGTTCTAGGTGCTGGTAAAATGGGTGAACTTGCTATCCAGAATCTGCATGGTAGCGGAGTGAAAAAAGTTACTGTATTGAATCGTACTTTTGAAAAAGCGGAAGCACTTGCTAATCGTTTTGACGGAGAAGCCAAAACACTTGCAGAACTTCAATGTGCGCTAATCGAAGCGGATATTGTAATAAGTTCGACGGGTGCTAGCAATTACCTGCTTACAAAAGAATTAATTCAAGATGTAGAACGCATCCGCAAAGGACGTCCTTTATTCTTAGTGGATATTGCTGTACCTCGTGATATGGATCCGGCAATTGGCGAATTAGAGTCTGCTTTCCTTTACGACATTGACGATCTTGAAGGTATTGTACAAGCTAATTTAGCTGAACGTCAAAAAGCAGCAGAAGAAATTTATATGATGATTGAAGAAGAACTCGTTCTTTTCCACGATTGGTTATCTACTTTAGGAGTAGTTCCAGTTATTTCAGCTCTTCGCAAGAAAGCATTAGCTATACAAGCAGAGACGATGAATAGCATAGAGCGTAAGCTTCCTCAATTGTCAGATCGTGAAAGGAAAGTTCTTTCCAAGCATACGAAAAGTATTATTAATCAACTATTAAAGGATCCGATCTTGCATGCAAAAGAGCTTGCAGCTGGACCTAACGCAGATTATGACTTAGAGTTATTTAAGCGAATTTTCCAGATTGAAGAACTCGTAGAATTAGAAAAAGAACCTAAAGTGTCGAAACAAAAAGTAGTGACAGAAGTCAAACCTGTCACGATTGTAGAGCCGTCTTTACAGGCGTAA
- a CDS encoding cytochrome c biogenesis protein — MLDELLARLHEGMVILYALCILLYFIDFVQNDQKVNRIAFWLLAIVWVLQSSFLALYMIDTGRFPVLTIFEGLYFYAWVLVTLSLAINRMLRVDFTVFFTNILGFVIMVIHTFAPVQVHSEAISEFLRSELLVIHVTMAFISYGAFTLSFVFSLLYLIQYKWLKEKRWNKRLQRLTDLQRLETLSYWSTIIGVPMLLLSLILGLQWSVISLDGVPWFDSKIIGSFFVLLLYGWIIYLRLRKGIFGKRLAMWNSAAFLFVLINFLTTSRLSTFHVWYS; from the coding sequence ATGCTAGACGAACTACTCGCACGACTTCATGAAGGTATGGTCATACTCTACGCACTATGTATTCTTTTATATTTTATTGATTTTGTTCAAAATGACCAGAAGGTGAATCGAATTGCCTTCTGGCTTCTTGCTATTGTTTGGGTTTTACAATCGTCCTTTTTAGCATTATATATGATAGATACTGGAAGATTCCCAGTCTTAACAATTTTTGAAGGACTCTATTTTTATGCTTGGGTGTTAGTGACTCTTTCATTGGCAATCAATAGAATGTTACGTGTAGATTTCACTGTTTTCTTCACAAATATTTTAGGGTTTGTCATTATGGTCATCCATACATTTGCACCAGTCCAAGTTCATTCAGAAGCAATTAGTGAGTTTCTGCGTTCTGAATTATTAGTCATTCACGTGACAATGGCCTTTATTTCTTACGGAGCATTCACGCTATCATTTGTCTTCTCTTTGCTGTACTTAATTCAATATAAATGGCTAAAAGAAAAACGTTGGAATAAGCGCTTGCAAAGACTAACAGATCTTCAGCGGTTAGAAACATTGTCTTATTGGTCTACCATTATTGGAGTTCCGATGCTGCTTTTAAGTTTAATTTTAGGATTGCAATGGTCTGTTATTTCATTAGATGGTGTGCCGTGGTTTGATAGTAAAATCATTGGTTCATTTTTTGTGTTACTCTTATATGGATGGATTATCTATTTAAGGTTACGTAAAGGAATATTTGGAAAGCGATTGGCGATGTGGAATAGCGCTGCATTTTTGTTCGTGTTAATTAATTTTTTAACAACAAGTAGACTATCTACTTTCCATGTATGGTATTCCTAA
- the hemC gene encoding hydroxymethylbilane synthase: MRKTIHVGSRRSKLALTQTNWVMDQLKKIDPSIDFTLTEIVTKGDRILDVTLSKVGGKGLFVKEIEQALLDKKIDIAIHSMKDMPAELPDGLTIGCIPVREDPRDALISKDHLTLENLPTGAVIGTSSLRRGAQLVHIRPDLEIKWIRGNIDTRLEKLQSGEYDAIILAAAGLSRMGWSQDVVTEYLEPIQCVPAVGQGALAIECRSDDTELLQLLEKFTNHETSLAVTAERAFLKDMDGGCQVPIAGYATVNGEQITLTALVGSPKGETILKEVVTGSDPVQIGKEAAKLISAQGGYDLIQQVKKELEKE, translated from the coding sequence ATGAGAAAAACAATTCACGTAGGTTCTAGAAGAAGTAAACTAGCTTTAACGCAAACAAATTGGGTAATGGATCAACTAAAGAAAATCGATCCTTCTATTGATTTTACCTTAACGGAAATTGTCACTAAAGGGGATCGTATCCTAGATGTTACACTTTCTAAAGTTGGTGGGAAAGGTTTGTTTGTGAAAGAAATTGAACAAGCGCTCTTAGATAAAAAAATAGATATCGCTATTCATAGCATGAAAGATATGCCCGCGGAATTACCTGATGGTCTTACGATAGGGTGTATCCCTGTTCGCGAAGACCCTCGAGATGCCTTGATTTCAAAAGATCATCTGACGTTAGAAAACTTACCAACAGGTGCTGTAATTGGAACTAGTAGTTTAAGAAGAGGCGCACAATTAGTTCATATTCGTCCAGACCTAGAGATTAAATGGATTCGTGGAAACATTGATACTAGATTAGAAAAGCTACAGTCTGGAGAATATGATGCAATCATTCTTGCTGCTGCTGGTTTATCTCGTATGGGTTGGTCGCAAGATGTTGTAACAGAATATTTAGAGCCAATTCAATGTGTTCCGGCTGTTGGTCAAGGTGCACTAGCAATTGAGTGTCGTTCTGATGATACAGAGCTGCTACAACTATTAGAAAAGTTCACTAACCATGAGACGTCTCTTGCTGTTACTGCAGAACGTGCTTTCTTAAAAGACATGGATGGTGGGTGCCAAGTTCCTATCGCTGGATATGCAACTGTTAATGGAGAACAAATTACCTTAACTGCGTTAGTTGGCTCTCCAAAAGGTGAGACAATTTTAAAAGAAGTTGTAACCGGTTCTGACCCAGTGCAAATCGGAAAAGAAGCAGCGAAACTTATTTCAGCGCAAGGCGGATACGATTTAATTCAACAAGTGAAAAAAGAGTTAGAAAAAGAATGA
- the hemL gene encoding glutamate-1-semialdehyde 2,1-aminomutase, with protein sequence MRYERSKEAFLEAKELMPGGVNSPVRAMKSVNMDPIFMEKGKGSKITDIDGNTYVDYVLSWGPLILGHADDQVVQAIQAVAEKGTSFGAPTVIENDLAKLVQDRVPSIEMVRMVSSGTEATMSALRLARGYTGRNKIMKFEGCYHGHGDSLLIKAGSGVATLGLPDSPGVPESIAQNTITVPYNDLDSVKLAFDQFGDDLAAVIVEPVAGNMGVVPPNHGFLEGLREITEQHGTVLIFDEVMTGFRVAYNCAQGHYGVKPDLTCLGKVIGGGLPVGAYGGKREIMEQIAPSGTIYQAGTLSGNPLAMTAGFETLRQLTPETYNRFDEMCDMLENGISASAEKYDIPVSFNRAGSMFGVFFTDKPVRNYDDAKTCDLAFFANYYREMALNGVSLPPSQFEGMFLSTAHTDEDIAFTLEAVEKSFATLAKK encoded by the coding sequence ATGAGATATGAACGTTCAAAAGAAGCATTTCTAGAAGCGAAAGAACTAATGCCAGGCGGTGTAAACTCCCCTGTTCGTGCGATGAAATCAGTAAATATGGATCCTATTTTCATGGAAAAAGGGAAAGGCTCTAAAATTACGGACATTGATGGTAATACATATGTAGACTATGTGTTATCATGGGGGCCTCTGATCTTAGGTCATGCGGATGATCAAGTGGTTCAAGCGATTCAAGCTGTCGCAGAAAAAGGGACAAGCTTTGGAGCACCGACAGTCATTGAAAATGATTTAGCTAAATTAGTCCAAGATCGCGTACCTTCCATTGAGATGGTTCGAATGGTTTCTTCTGGTACAGAGGCCACGATGAGTGCACTACGCCTTGCTCGTGGATACACTGGTCGTAACAAAATAATGAAGTTTGAAGGATGTTACCATGGCCATGGTGATTCTTTATTAATCAAAGCTGGGTCTGGAGTTGCAACACTGGGCTTACCAGATTCTCCTGGTGTACCTGAATCTATTGCGCAAAATACAATTACGGTTCCTTACAATGACTTAGATAGCGTGAAACTTGCTTTTGATCAGTTTGGTGATGATCTAGCAGCGGTTATCGTGGAACCAGTAGCGGGGAACATGGGAGTAGTACCTCCAAACCATGGTTTCCTAGAAGGTTTAAGGGAAATTACGGAGCAACATGGTACTGTCTTAATCTTTGATGAAGTAATGACAGGTTTCCGAGTTGCATATAACTGTGCCCAAGGTCACTACGGTGTGAAACCAGACTTAACATGTCTAGGGAAAGTAATTGGTGGAGGTCTACCTGTTGGAGCATATGGTGGTAAACGTGAAATCATGGAGCAAATTGCCCCAAGTGGAACGATTTATCAAGCTGGAACACTATCGGGTAACCCACTAGCTATGACTGCTGGTTTTGAAACGCTTCGTCAACTAACGCCTGAGACGTATAATCGTTTTGACGAGATGTGCGATATGCTAGAAAATGGTATTAGTGCTTCTGCAGAGAAGTACGATATTCCAGTAAGTTTCAACCGTGCAGGCTCCATGTTCGGAGTATTCTTTACAGACAAACCAGTGCGAAATTACGATGATGCTAAAACATGTGACTTGGCATTCTTTGCAAATTACTATCGTGAAATGGCGCTAAACGGAGTATCGTTACCACCTTCTCAATTCGAAGGAATGTTCTTATCCACAGCTCATACGGATGAAGACATTGCCTTTACATTGGAAGCAGTAGAAAAGTCATTTGCAACTTTGGCGAAGAAGTAA
- the hemB gene encoding porphobilinogen synthase, whose protein sequence is MEKLQFDRHRRLRNSAAMRSLVRETHLHTSDLIYPLFVVEGENIRSAVPSMPGVEHISLDLLEEEISGLVKRGILSIILFGVPAHKDAVGSQAYATEGIVQRATRVVKEAYPEMVVIADTCLCQYTDHGHCGVIHEGYVDNDETLTLLAKTAVSQAEAGADIIAPSNMMDGFVAAIRKGLDEAGYVNTPIMSYAVKYASSFYGPFRDAAHSTPQFGDRKTYQMDPANRLEALREAESDMAEGADFFIVKPALSYLDIMREVKDFTKRPVVAYNVSGEYSMVKAAAQNGWVDEKAIVLEKLTSMKRAGADLIITYHAKDVADWLQES, encoded by the coding sequence ATGGAAAAATTACAGTTTGACCGTCATCGTCGTTTACGTAACAGTGCAGCGATGCGTTCATTAGTGCGCGAAACACATTTACATACATCCGATTTAATTTATCCACTATTTGTAGTAGAAGGAGAAAATATTCGTTCAGCTGTTCCTTCTATGCCTGGAGTGGAACACATTAGCTTAGATTTATTAGAAGAAGAAATTTCAGGACTAGTAAAACGAGGCATCTTATCTATCATTCTGTTCGGTGTTCCAGCTCATAAGGATGCAGTAGGTTCGCAAGCATACGCGACAGAAGGTATTGTGCAGCGTGCTACTAGAGTGGTCAAAGAAGCATATCCTGAAATGGTGGTTATAGCTGATACTTGTTTATGTCAGTACACAGACCATGGACATTGTGGAGTTATTCATGAAGGGTATGTTGATAACGATGAGACATTAACGCTACTAGCTAAAACTGCTGTCAGTCAAGCGGAAGCAGGTGCTGATATAATTGCACCTTCTAATATGATGGACGGATTTGTTGCAGCAATTCGCAAAGGATTAGATGAAGCGGGCTACGTAAACACGCCAATTATGTCTTATGCTGTAAAATATGCAAGTAGCTTTTATGGACCTTTCCGTGATGCAGCTCACAGTACACCACAATTTGGGGATCGCAAAACATACCAAATGGACCCTGCCAATCGCCTGGAAGCACTGCGTGAAGCGGAATCGGATATGGCAGAAGGAGCAGATTTCTTTATTGTCAAACCTGCTTTATCCTACCTAGATATCATGCGCGAAGTGAAAGATTTTACGAAACGCCCAGTGGTTGCCTACAATGTTAGTGGTGAATACTCCATGGTAAAAGCAGCTGCGCAAAACGGTTGGGTGGATGAAAAAGCGATAGTACTAGAAAAATTAACTTCCATGAAGCGTGCAGGTGCAGATCTAATTATTACCTACCATGCAAAAGACGTTGCCGATTGGTTACAAGAAAGTTAA
- the queF gene encoding preQ(1) synthase, with the protein MSGRVDQELEGVTLLGNQGTDYVFSYNPKVLETFDNKHQGRDYFVKFNCPEFTSLCPKTNQPDFATIYISYIPNIKMVESKSLKLYLFSFRNHGDFHEDCMNIIMNDLIELMDPHYIEVWGKFTPRGGISIDPYTNYGRPGTKYEEMANYRLMNHDLYPETITNR; encoded by the coding sequence ATGAGTGGAAGAGTGGATCAAGAATTAGAAGGTGTAACATTGTTAGGTAATCAAGGAACAGACTATGTATTCTCTTATAATCCTAAGGTGTTAGAAACATTTGATAATAAACATCAAGGTAGAGATTACTTTGTTAAATTTAATTGTCCAGAGTTTACTTCTTTATGTCCTAAAACAAATCAACCTGACTTTGCGACAATCTACATTAGTTACATCCCAAATATCAAAATGGTAGAGAGTAAATCATTAAAACTTTATCTGTTTAGTTTCCGTAATCATGGTGACTTCCATGAAGACTGCATGAATATCATTATGAATGATTTAATCGAATTAATGGATCCCCATTATATTGAAGTATGGGGTAAATTTACCCCTCGCGGTGGAATCTCCATCGATCCGTATACGAATTATGGACGTCCGGGAACAAAGTATGAAGAAATGGCGAATTACCGTTTAATGAATCATGATTTATATCCGGAGACAATTACGAATAGGTAA
- the queE gene encoding 7-carboxy-7-deazaguanine synthase QueE, with product MKLPVLEIFGPTIQGEGMMAGKKTMFVRTAGCDYSCAWCDSAFTWDGSAKEEIIQMSPEEVVNELERIGQSAFSHVTISGGNPGLLKNMGALISLLHSKGIEVGLETQGSRYQDWFCEVDQLTLSPKPPSSKMDTNWDTLDLIVNELVTHKRIHHTSLKVVIFNEEDLAYAKTVHQRYPQFSFYLQPGNDDVLSTDDTKIKLRLLECYEWLIDQVVQEKEWNDVTVLPQLHALVWGNKRGV from the coding sequence ATGGCGGGTAAAAAAACGATGTTTGTGAGAACAGCAGGTTGTGACTACTCGTGTGCTTGGTGCGACTCTGCTTTTACCTGGGACGGTTCAGCCAAGGAAGAAATCATTCAAATGTCTCCTGAAGAAGTTGTGAATGAACTAGAGAGAATCGGTCAATCAGCATTCTCCCACGTAACTATTTCAGGTGGTAATCCTGGATTGCTTAAAAATATGGGTGCCTTAATATCTCTACTTCATTCAAAAGGAATCGAAGTAGGGTTGGAAACACAAGGTAGTCGTTATCAAGATTGGTTTTGTGAGGTAGATCAACTAACGCTCTCTCCTAAGCCGCCTTCATCTAAAATGGATACGAACTGGGATACACTTGATCTCATTGTGAATGAATTGGTGACTCACAAAAGAATTCATCACACTTCACTAAAAGTGGTGATATTTAACGAAGAAGATCTTGCTTATGCAAAGACCGTGCATCAACGTTATCCTCAGTTCTCTTTTTACTTACAACCAGGAAACGATGACGTGTTAAGTACAGATGATACAAAAATTAAATTACGTTTACTAGAATGTTATGAATGGTTAATAGATCAAGTGGTTCAAGAAAAGGAATGGAACGATGTAACCGTATTACCACAATTACATGCCCTAGTATGGGGTAACAAACGAGGTGTCTAA
- the ysxE gene encoding spore coat protein YsxE: MSSTQDNSNRIGSVLQAYGLEAQFLEKRDCVYKVYARSGNYILKEIPAKVGLDFVRNIHFMAQKGFQRLVPVFPTLDGRYGVLDGTTLYYLMPFVMNERLEERQEKMDKMLKELARLHLLSVKEETVSKEDREHHFQVLDGEWEKENDFLETFLKECEEEWYPSPFQLQFLTFYLDVSQALKYARNKLEEWFEESKENEKVRTVLVHGKVNLDHFLFDEKGLGFFTSFERSVYGSPSHDLLPFIYQVVDTPMKPHEDLLFALQSYFSHFPLKKEELLLFQAYLAHPGKLTTVVQQYHAKEHRRNEMKYVQRLQNSYWRLKNIEYIVMRLEEIEKQKEEQNG, from the coding sequence ATGTCTTCAACACAAGATAATTCCAATAGAATTGGATCTGTGCTTCAAGCGTATGGGTTAGAAGCGCAATTTTTAGAAAAAAGAGACTGCGTATATAAGGTGTACGCTCGTTCAGGGAACTATATTTTGAAAGAGATTCCTGCTAAAGTAGGGTTAGATTTTGTTCGAAATATTCATTTTATGGCGCAAAAAGGATTCCAAAGATTAGTGCCAGTATTTCCAACACTAGATGGCAGATATGGTGTTCTTGATGGAACAACACTCTATTATTTAATGCCCTTTGTTATGAATGAAAGATTAGAAGAACGACAAGAAAAAATGGATAAAATGCTGAAGGAATTAGCAAGGTTACACCTACTATCTGTGAAAGAAGAAACTGTTTCAAAGGAAGATCGTGAACATCACTTTCAAGTTTTAGATGGAGAATGGGAAAAAGAGAATGACTTTCTAGAAACATTTTTAAAAGAGTGTGAAGAAGAGTGGTATCCATCTCCTTTCCAACTTCAATTTCTAACATTTTATCTAGATGTTTCACAAGCGTTAAAATATGCTAGAAATAAATTAGAGGAATGGTTTGAAGAATCAAAAGAAAATGAAAAAGTACGAACTGTGTTAGTGCACGGAAAGGTAAACTTAGACCATTTTTTATTTGATGAAAAAGGGTTAGGTTTCTTCACAAGTTTTGAAAGATCTGTCTATGGTTCTCCTTCTCATGATTTATTACCATTTATCTATCAAGTAGTAGATACTCCGATGAAACCACACGAAGATTTACTTTTTGCTCTGCAAAGCTATTTTTCTCATTTTCCTTTGAAAAAAGAAGAATTGCTCTTGTTCCAGGCATACTTAGCGCATCCTGGAAAATTGACTACAGTTGTCCAGCAGTATCATGCGAAGGAACATCGACGTAACGAGATGAAGTATGTCCAAAGGTTGCAGAATAGCTACTGGAGACTGAAGAATATTGAGTACATTGTGATGCGTTTGGAAGAAATAGAGAAGCAAAAAGAAGAACAAAACGGATAA
- the spoVID gene encoding stage VI sporulation protein D: MSQEQSYLRVTLEETVWFKRGQEVEELQSISLDPNITITEQEHYYVIRGILELTGEYARNQEEQEEYSEEAEKTVQYVEKTEYREDGTCYIEHPFPIDIAIPKTRVANTNDVDVSIASFDYSFPEKACLRVQAELMIEGVKDENYFPVGLNEEVNQSYEDFRGTAYAEPEADTEVEVEVELAHDEEVQEPAEDSPYFYTEARKVAEATPAEDTEEVYVQYDQNYQEQEPPAYQERDDKEYMFDLDLFEEEEESSSSPDVEKPYVYPEASKEEEVQEDEESSPLMLDVKASKSKKEESISLTDFFARKQEEQSTRLRICIVQQGEELQTIADRYKVPSHAIAKANELGEDEYLKEGQVLTIPSTSNIYSFKQ; the protein is encoded by the coding sequence TTGTCACAAGAACAATCATATTTACGTGTAACTCTGGAAGAAACAGTATGGTTCAAAAGAGGACAGGAAGTAGAAGAACTTCAATCCATTTCTTTGGATCCTAATATAACCATCACGGAGCAAGAACACTACTACGTAATTCGTGGGATTCTAGAACTTACTGGGGAGTACGCGCGAAACCAAGAAGAACAAGAAGAATATTCAGAAGAAGCAGAGAAAACGGTTCAGTATGTAGAAAAGACAGAATACAGAGAAGACGGTACATGCTATATTGAACATCCATTTCCTATTGATATCGCTATTCCAAAAACAAGAGTAGCGAATACAAATGATGTGGACGTATCCATTGCTTCATTTGATTATTCATTTCCAGAAAAAGCGTGCCTACGTGTACAAGCGGAACTAATGATTGAAGGAGTTAAAGATGAGAACTATTTTCCAGTAGGACTGAACGAAGAAGTAAATCAATCCTATGAGGATTTCCGTGGAACAGCTTATGCTGAACCAGAAGCAGATACGGAAGTGGAAGTAGAAGTAGAGCTTGCGCACGATGAAGAAGTGCAAGAGCCTGCGGAAGATAGCCCATACTTCTATACAGAAGCTCGTAAAGTCGCTGAAGCAACTCCAGCGGAAGATACAGAAGAAGTGTACGTTCAATATGATCAAAACTATCAAGAGCAAGAACCACCTGCCTATCAAGAACGTGATGATAAAGAGTATATGTTTGACTTAGATCTATTTGAAGAAGAAGAAGAATCTTCTAGTAGCCCAGATGTAGAAAAGCCCTATGTATATCCGGAAGCTTCCAAAGAAGAAGAAGTGCAAGAAGATGAAGAGAGTAGCCCTTTAATGTTAGATGTCAAAGCATCGAAATCAAAGAAAGAAGAGTCTATTTCTCTAACAGATTTCTTTGCTCGTAAACAAGAGGAGCAATCTACTAGATTACGAATTTGCATTGTGCAACAAGGAGAGGAACTACAAACTATTGCAGATCGTTATAAAGTTCCCTCCCATGCTATTGCAAAGGCAAATGAACTTGGAGAAGATGAGTATCTGAAAGAAGGTCAAGTGCTAACGATTCCAAGTACAAGTAACATTTATTCGTTTAAACAATAG
- a CDS encoding LiaI-LiaF-like domain-containing protein yields the protein MKGQRIFPGIILIGFGLYFYLQQSSYSFASTFLLWPTLLLIIGAAFLAQGYWARDHESIFPGVILVGFGIHFHVVNKLTIWPNNIGILILIIALAFLLRYQKTGNGMFQGALFLVISILLLFYETVMAWFGILGEGVILITNFWPILLVIIGLGLLVWKRK from the coding sequence ATGAAAGGTCAACGAATATTCCCTGGTATTATTCTAATAGGATTTGGACTCTACTTTTATTTACAACAATCATCATACAGTTTTGCTTCTACCTTTCTACTATGGCCAACATTGCTGCTAATAATTGGAGCTGCTTTTTTAGCTCAAGGATATTGGGCAAGAGACCACGAATCGATTTTCCCAGGAGTCATTTTAGTTGGTTTCGGCATTCATTTTCATGTTGTAAATAAATTGACGATTTGGCCTAATAATATAGGAATTCTTATCTTAATTATCGCCCTTGCGTTTCTATTACGATACCAAAAAACTGGTAACGGAATGTTTCAAGGTGCTTTGTTCTTAGTTATCTCCATCCTGCTTTTATTTTATGAAACTGTTATGGCTTGGTTTGGTATTTTAGGAGAAGGCGTTATTCTTATCACAAACTTCTGGCCAATTCTGCTTGTAATCATTGGACTAGGATTGCTTGTTTGGAAGAGGAAATAA
- a CDS encoding uroporphyrinogen-III synthase produces the protein MSKEKRPALIITAQASRASEWVQSAWDHSDKWVPYAAPLIQTTSNQVYIADDEVKKADWIMFTSQTAVEVFFSTINTAVLQNYTGKWAVVGSKTKLALESHGVIPDFVPTLYSRKLLVTEFLETNNVPQRILFPRGNKANLDTIETLQLAGHKVNELVLYKTVEQDNSSQLNDIIQNHSATYLFFASPTAVTSFVRQAHKITIPTLHQLFFIPIGDTTAEALTAKELPVLFVPSNFTFLHALSELQQFLRS, from the coding sequence ATGAGTAAGGAGAAGCGACCTGCGTTAATTATTACGGCACAAGCTTCTCGAGCGTCAGAATGGGTGCAGTCAGCATGGGACCACTCAGATAAGTGGGTCCCATATGCTGCTCCTCTTATACAAACTACTAGTAATCAAGTTTACATAGCAGATGATGAAGTGAAAAAAGCAGATTGGATTATGTTCACGAGCCAAACCGCGGTGGAGGTTTTCTTTTCTACGATTAATACTGCTGTTCTACAAAACTACACAGGAAAATGGGCAGTCGTTGGTTCCAAAACAAAGCTTGCCTTAGAATCACATGGGGTTATCCCAGATTTTGTCCCAACTTTGTATTCTCGAAAATTACTAGTGACGGAGTTCTTGGAGACGAATAATGTGCCACAACGAATTCTTTTTCCTAGAGGAAATAAAGCAAATTTGGATACAATAGAGACGTTGCAACTAGCTGGACATAAGGTGAATGAATTGGTGCTATATAAAACGGTTGAACAAGATAATAGTAGTCAACTAAACGATATCATTCAAAATCATTCCGCAACGTACTTGTTTTTTGCAAGTCCAACGGCTGTTACTAGTTTTGTCAGACAAGCGCATAAGATTACAATTCCAACGTTGCATCAACTTTTTTTTATTCCTATTGGTGATACAACAGCAGAAGCGTTAACGGCAAAAGAGCTTCCCGTTCTTTTTGTTCCTTCTAATTTCACATTTCTTCATGCATTAAGTGAATTACAACAATTTTTAAGGAGTTGA